A section of the Lepus europaeus isolate LE1 chromosome 19, mLepTim1.pri, whole genome shotgun sequence genome encodes:
- the LOC133747755 gene encoding spidroin-2-like → MAATFQLSKPGGGTHVRVGTRARDRAPGVWAPGQGTGRPAVWAPGQGTGRPECGHQGKGPGARQCGHQGKGPGARQCGHQGKGPGARQCGRGSKGPGARQCGHGSKGPGARQCGHQGKGPGARQCGHQGKGPGTQQCGHQGKGPGTQQCGHQGKGPGARSVGTRARDRAPGSVGTRARDRAPGSVGTRARDRAPSSVGTRARDRAPGVWAPGQGTGRPECGRGSKGPGARSVGTRARDQAPGSVGTRARDRAPGSVGTRARDRAPGSVGTRARDRAPGVWAPGQGTGRPECGHQGKGPGARSCGHGSKGPGARQCGRGSKGPGARQCGHQGKGPGARQCGHGSKGPGARQCGHQGKGPGARQCGHQGKGPGAQQCGHEGKGPGARSVGTRARDRAPGSVGVGARDRAPGSVGTRARDRAPGSVGVGARDRAPGSVGTRARDRAPGSVGVGARDRAPGSVGTRARDRAPGSVGTRARDWAPGSVGTRARDQAPSSVGVGARDQAPGSVGTRARNQAPSSVGAGARDWAPSSVGTRARDRAPGSGLEGKER, encoded by the exons ATGGCAGCCACCTTCCAGCTGAGCAAGCCAGGGGGAGGCACACACGTCAGAGTGGGCACGAGGGCAAGGGACCGGGCGCCCGGAGTGTGGGCACCAGGGCAAGGGACCGGGCGCCCGGCAGTGTGGGCACCAGGGCAAGGGACCGGGCGCCCGGAGTGTGGGCACCAGGGCAAGGGACCGGGCGCCCGGCAGTGTGGGCACCAGGGCAAGGGACCGGGCGCCCGGCAGTGTGGGCACCAGGGCAAGGGACCGGGCGCCCGGCAGTGTGGGCGTGGGAGCAAGGGACCGGGCGCCCGGCAGTGTGGGCACGGGAGCAAGGGACCGGGCGCCCGGCAGTGTGGGCACCAGGGCAAGGGACCGGGCGCCCGGCAGTGTGGGCACCAGGGCAAGGGACCGGGCACCCAGCAGTGTGGGCACCAGGGCAAGGGACCGGGCACCCAGCAGTGTGGGCACCAGGGCAAGGGACCGGGCGCCCGGAGTGTGGGCACGAGGGCAAGGGACCGGGCGCCCGGCAGTGTGGGCACCAGGGCAAGGGACCGGGCGCCCGGCAGTGTGGGCACCAGGGCAAGGGACCGGGCACCCAGCAGTGTGGGCACCAGGGCAAGGGACCGGGCGCCCGGAGTGTGGGCACCAGGGCAAGGGACCGGGCGCCCGGAGTGTGGGCGTGGGAGCAAGGGACCGGGCGCCCGGAGTGTGGGCACCAGGGCAAGGGACCAGGCGCCCGGCAGTGTGGGCACCAGGGCAAGGGACCGGGCGCCCGGCAGTGTGGGCACCAGGGCAAGGGACCGGGCGCCCGGCAGTGTGGGCACCAGGGCAAGGGACCGGGCGCCCGGAGTGTGGGCACCAGGGCAAGGGACCGGGCGCCCGGAGTGTGGGCACCAGGGCAAGGGACCGGGCGCCCGGAGT TGTGGGCACGGGAGCAAGGGACCGGGCGCCCGGCAGTGTGGGCGTGGGAGCAAGGGACCGGGCGCCCGGCAGTGTGGGCACCAGGGCAAGGGACCGGGCGCCCGGCAGTGTGGGCACGGGAGCAAGGGACCGGGCGCCCGGCAGTGTGGGCACCAGGGCAAGGGACCGGGCGCCCGGCAGTGTGGGCACCAGGGCAAGGGACCGGGCGCCCAGCAGTGTGGGCACGAGGGCAAGGGACCAGGCGCCCGGAGTGTGGGCACCAGGGCAAGGGACCGGGCGCCCGGCAGTGTGGGCGTGGGAGCAAGGGACCGGGCGCCCGGCAGTGTGGGCACCAGGGCAAGGGACCGGGCGCCCGGCAGTGTGGGCGTGGGAGCAAGGGACCGGGCGCCCGGCAGTGTGGGCACCAGGGCAAGGGACCGGGCGCCCGGCAGTGTGGGCGTGGGAGCAAGGGACCGGGCGCCCGGCAGTGTGGGCACCAGGGCAAGGGACCGGGCGCCCGGCAGTGTGGGCACCAGGGCAAGGGACTGGGCGCCCGGCAGTGTGGGCACCAGGGCAAGGGACCAGGCGCCCAGCAGTGTGGGCGTGGGAGCAAGGGACCAGGCGCCCGGCAGTGTGGGCACCAGGGCAAGGAACCAGGCGCCCAGCAGTGTGGGCGCGGGAGCAAGGGACTGGGCGCCCAGCAGTGTGGGCACCAGGGCAAGGGACCGGGCGCCCGGCAGTGGCTTGGAAGGGAAGGAGCGCTAA